The following coding sequences lie in one Chanos chanos chromosome 4, fChaCha1.1, whole genome shotgun sequence genomic window:
- the LOC115809135 gene encoding aldo-keto reductase family 1 member D1 isoform X2 has product MNKTLSSENHSIPLNDGNKIPLIGLGTYGDPRTTPKGTAYESVKLAIDVGYRHFDGALVYFNEHEVGRAIREKIADGTVKREDIFYCGKLWSTFHPPELVRPALEKTLKTLGLDYVDLYIIEFPAAFKPGDDFYPKDENGKYIYHDTDLCATWEIECHPYFTQPKLLNYCRENDIVVVGYSPLGTSRDASWVNLKCPPLLEDEVLVSIGKKYNKNSAQVALRFNVQRGVVVIPKSFSPKRIKENFQIFDFSLTDEEMRAIEGLNKNIRFVELLMWSDHPEYPFHDEY; this is encoded by the exons ATGAATAAGACCCTGAGTTCAGAGAACCACTCTATACCTTTGAATGATGGGAATAAAATTCCCCTTATTGGATTAGGGACCTATGGCGACCCACGGACA ACCCCCAAAGGCACTGCTTATGAGTCAGTGAAGTTGGCGATTGATGTTGGCTACAGACATTTTGACGGAGCACTGGTGTATTTCAACGAGCATGAAGTTGGACGGGCTATTCGAGAAAAAATAGCAGATGGAACTGTTAAGAGAGAAGACATCTTTTACTGTGGGAAG ctgTGGAGTACATTTCATCCTCCAGAGCTGGTTAGACCAGCTTTAGAGAAAACCCTTAAGACATTAGGGCTGGACTATGTGGATCTGTACATAATTGAGTTTCCTGCAGCCTTCAAG CCAGGTGATGACTTCTACCCTAAAGACGAGAATGGCAAGTACATCTACCACGATACAGATCTCTGTGCCACTTGGGAG ATTGAATGTCATCCGTATTTTACCCAGCCTAAATTACTGAATTACTGCCGAGAGAATGACATCGTGGTCGTGGGATATAGTCCCCTTGGAACATCTCGAGATGCCTCATG GGTAAACTTGAAATGTCCTCCTTTGTTGGAGGATGAGGTCCTAGTGTCCATAGGAAAGAAGTACAATAAGAACTCAGCTCAGGTGGCCTTGCGCTTCAATGTACAACGGGGGGTGGTGGTCATCCCCAAGAGTTTCAGTCCGAAACGCATAAAGGAGAACTTCCAG ATATTTGACTTCTCTCTAACTGATGAGGAAATGAGAGCCATTGAAGGAttgaacaaaaacatcagatttGTGGAGCTGCTCAT gTGGAGTGACCATCCTGAATATCCTTTTCACGATGAGTACTAA
- the LOC115809135 gene encoding aldo-keto reductase family 1 member D1 isoform X1 — protein MNKTLSSENHSIPLNDGNKIPLIGLGTYGDPRTTPKGTAYESVKLAIDVGYRHFDGALVYFNEHEVGRAIREKIADGTVKREDIFYCGKLWSTFHPPELVRPALEKTLKTLGLDYVDLYIIEFPAAFKPGDDFYPKDENGKYIYHDTDLCATWEALEACKDAGLTKSLGLSNFNRRQIELILKKPGLKHRPVSNQIECHPYFTQPKLLNYCRENDIVVVGYSPLGTSRDASWVNLKCPPLLEDEVLVSIGKKYNKNSAQVALRFNVQRGVVVIPKSFSPKRIKENFQIFDFSLTDEEMRAIEGLNKNIRFVELLMWSDHPEYPFHDEY, from the exons ATGAATAAGACCCTGAGTTCAGAGAACCACTCTATACCTTTGAATGATGGGAATAAAATTCCCCTTATTGGATTAGGGACCTATGGCGACCCACGGACA ACCCCCAAAGGCACTGCTTATGAGTCAGTGAAGTTGGCGATTGATGTTGGCTACAGACATTTTGACGGAGCACTGGTGTATTTCAACGAGCATGAAGTTGGACGGGCTATTCGAGAAAAAATAGCAGATGGAACTGTTAAGAGAGAAGACATCTTTTACTGTGGGAAG ctgTGGAGTACATTTCATCCTCCAGAGCTGGTTAGACCAGCTTTAGAGAAAACCCTTAAGACATTAGGGCTGGACTATGTGGATCTGTACATAATTGAGTTTCCTGCAGCCTTCAAG CCAGGTGATGACTTCTACCCTAAAGACGAGAATGGCAAGTACATCTACCACGATACAGATCTCTGTGCCACTTGGGAG GCACTGGAGGCATGCAAAGACGCCGGGCTGACAAAGTCTCTTGGCTTGTCAAACTTTAATCGTAGGCAGATAGAGCTGATTCTGAAAAAACCAGGCCTGAAGCACAGACCTGTCTCCAATCAG ATTGAATGTCATCCGTATTTTACCCAGCCTAAATTACTGAATTACTGCCGAGAGAATGACATCGTGGTCGTGGGATATAGTCCCCTTGGAACATCTCGAGATGCCTCATG GGTAAACTTGAAATGTCCTCCTTTGTTGGAGGATGAGGTCCTAGTGTCCATAGGAAAGAAGTACAATAAGAACTCAGCTCAGGTGGCCTTGCGCTTCAATGTACAACGGGGGGTGGTGGTCATCCCCAAGAGTTTCAGTCCGAAACGCATAAAGGAGAACTTCCAG ATATTTGACTTCTCTCTAACTGATGAGGAAATGAGAGCCATTGAAGGAttgaacaaaaacatcagatttGTGGAGCTGCTCAT gTGGAGTGACCATCCTGAATATCCTTTTCACGATGAGTACTAA